One genomic window of Malaciobacter molluscorum LMG 25693 includes the following:
- a CDS encoding 5-oxoprolinase subunit C family protein produces MSIKILNSPIFASIQDIGRFSFSNIGVTTSGVMDEYAYFMANQLLENKKDENIIEVYYSNFNFIVNCNTQIAITGAYCEVYINKQLKPTWQTYSLKKGDIVEVSKLLSGCIVYIGIKNGIKIPKQFGSYSTSIKEKIGGIDGRLLKKGDILPIENICSFNKRKISSKYLPKYKEELQLRVILSYQEEYFTKEQKNKFFSSIYTISNEFNRMACKLKGEKIDCEIDGVISEAISFGAIQIPKDGQPIILLKERQTIGGYPKIGTVLTIDCFKLAQLRPNMKIKFKEISLNEAQKKLKEFYNSFS; encoded by the coding sequence ATGAGTATTAAAATACTTAATTCTCCTATTTTTGCATCTATACAAGATATAGGAAGATTTAGTTTTTCAAATATTGGAGTAACAACTAGTGGTGTTATGGATGAATATGCTTATTTTATGGCAAATCAATTACTTGAAAATAAAAAAGATGAAAATATTATTGAAGTTTATTATTCAAATTTTAATTTTATAGTTAATTGTAATACTCAAATTGCTATAACTGGTGCATATTGTGAAGTTTATATAAATAAGCAATTAAAACCTACTTGGCAAACATATAGTTTAAAAAAGGGTGACATTGTTGAAGTCTCAAAGTTATTAAGTGGTTGTATTGTTTATATTGGTATTAAAAATGGAATAAAAATACCAAAACAATTTGGAAGTTATTCTACATCTATAAAAGAAAAAATAGGTGGAATAGATGGAAGATTACTTAAAAAAGGTGATATATTGCCGATAGAAAATATTTGTTCTTTTAATAAAAGAAAAATTAGTTCTAAATATCTTCCTAAATATAAAGAAGAACTTCAATTAAGAGTAATACTTTCATATCAAGAAGAGTATTTTACAAAAGAGCAAAAAAACAAATTCTTTTCATCTATTTATACGATATCAAATGAATTTAATAGAATGGCTTGTAAGTTAAAAGGAGAAAAAATTGATTGCGAAATAGATGGAGTAATATCAGAAGCTATAAGTTTTGGTGCAATTCAAATACCTAAGGATGGACAACCTATTATTTTATTAAAAGAGAGACAAACAATAGGAGGTTATCCTAAAATTGGAACTGTTTTAACTATAGATTGTTTTAAACTTGCACAATTAAGACCTAATATGAAAATA